One window of Dehalobacterium formicoaceticum genomic DNA carries:
- a CDS encoding VirB4-like conjugal transfer ATPase, CD1110 family has translation MAKNKNNKKEKSAQDTIPFQKMYPDGICRVTDNLYTKTIRFHDINYQLAQNEDKTAIFESWCDFLNYFDSSIYFQLSFLNMTANANDYESSISINPQQDDFDSIRSEYTEMLFNQLSKGNNGLMKTKYLTFGIEAENIKIAKPRLERIENDLWNGFKRLGAKVDSLDGKERLKLFHNILRMDGNEPFHFDWKWLVPSGLSVKDFIAPSSFEFREGRVFKTGGKFGAVSFLQILAPELNDRILADFLDIESNLLVTMHIQSVDQTKAIKTIKRKITDLDKMKIEEQKKAVRSGYDMDIIPSDLATYGGEAKKLLADLQSRNERMFLVTFLILNTADTKQHLENTVFQASGIAQKHNCTLVRLDYQQEQGLMSSLPLGYNQTVIQRSLTTSATAIFVPFTTQELFQSSGEALYYGLNALSNNLIMVDRKKLKNPNGLILGTPGSGKSFSAKREITNIFLITTDDIIICDPEAEYYPLVNRLNGQVVKISPTSTDFVNPMDINLNYSEDDSPLSLKSDFILSLCELIVGGKEGLMPVEKSIIDRCVRLIYADYLSNPVPEKMPILEDLYNALKEQDEKEAQHIMAALEIYVTGSLNVFNHRTNVDINNRLVCFDIKELGKQLKKLGMLVVQDQVWNRVTVNRSEKRSTRYYMDEFHLLLKEEQTAAYSVEIWKRFRKWGGIPTGITQNVKDLLSSREVENIFENSDFVYMLNQASGDRQILAKQLNISPHQLSYVTHSGEGEGLLFYGNVILPFADKFPKDTELYRIMTTKPNETEKT, from the coding sequence ATGGCAAAAAACAAGAATAATAAAAAAGAGAAAAGCGCACAAGATACAATCCCCTTTCAAAAAATGTACCCTGATGGCATCTGTCGTGTTACGGATAATCTCTACACCAAGACCATTCGCTTTCACGATATCAACTATCAACTTGCTCAAAACGAGGATAAAACCGCTATTTTTGAGAGCTGGTGCGATTTTCTCAATTACTTTGATAGTTCCATTTACTTTCAGCTTTCATTCCTCAATATGACCGCAAACGCAAATGACTATGAAAGCAGTATCTCGATCAATCCACAGCAGGATGACTTTGACAGCATCCGAAGCGAGTACACAGAAATGCTTTTTAATCAGCTATCTAAGGGGAATAACGGTTTGATGAAAACCAAGTATCTTACCTTTGGCATAGAAGCTGAAAACATTAAAATTGCAAAACCAAGGCTTGAGCGAATAGAAAATGATCTATGGAACGGCTTTAAGCGACTTGGTGCAAAGGTAGACTCCCTTGACGGCAAGGAAAGACTCAAGCTCTTTCACAACATCCTGCGAATGGATGGCAACGAGCCATTTCACTTTGACTGGAAGTGGCTTGTCCCATCTGGACTATCGGTAAAGGATTTCATTGCACCCTCATCTTTCGAGTTTCGGGAAGGCAGAGTATTTAAGACCGGTGGCAAATTTGGTGCTGTATCCTTTCTACAGATCCTTGCACCTGAACTGAATGACCGCATTTTAGCAGACTTTCTCGACATTGAAAGCAATCTCCTTGTGACCATGCACATTCAATCAGTCGATCAGACCAAAGCAATTAAAACAATCAAACGTAAGATCACCGATTTGGATAAGATGAAGATTGAAGAACAGAAAAAAGCTGTCCGCAGTGGATACGACATGGATATTATCCCCTCTGATCTTGCCACTTACGGAGGTGAGGCAAAAAAACTCCTAGCGGATTTACAAAGCCGAAATGAACGAATGTTTCTTGTGACCTTTCTTATACTTAATACCGCAGATACAAAACAGCACCTTGAAAATACAGTGTTTCAGGCATCCGGTATCGCACAGAAACACAACTGCACACTGGTCAGACTTGATTATCAGCAAGAGCAGGGCCTTATGTCCTCTCTCCCACTTGGTTATAATCAAACGGTGATTCAGCGGAGCTTAACCACCTCAGCAACTGCGATATTCGTTCCCTTTACAACACAGGAGCTTTTCCAATCCAGCGGTGAGGCGCTTTATTATGGCCTGAATGCCCTTTCCAATAACCTCATCATGGTGGATCGCAAAAAGCTCAAAAATCCGAACGGTTTGATTTTAGGAACTCCTGGCAGCGGAAAAAGCTTTTCTGCAAAACGTGAGATTACCAACATATTTCTCATTACTACAGATGACATTATCATTTGCGATCCGGAAGCAGAGTATTATCCCCTCGTTAATCGTCTCAATGGCCAAGTTGTAAAAATTTCGCCCACAAGCACCGACTTTGTCAATCCGATGGATATCAACTTGAATTACAGCGAGGACGATAGTCCGCTTTCCTTGAAATCCGACTTCATACTCTCCCTGTGCGAGTTGATTGTGGGTGGAAAAGAAGGCCTTATGCCTGTAGAGAAAAGTATCATCGACCGCTGTGTCCGTCTTATCTACGCTGATTATCTGTCTAACCCTGTTCCTGAGAAAATGCCAATTCTTGAAGACTTGTACAATGCCCTTAAGGAACAGGACGAAAAAGAAGCACAGCATATCATGGCTGCTCTTGAAATCTATGTTACAGGCTCCCTCAATGTATTCAACCACCGCACCAATGTGGATATTAATAATCGACTTGTCTGCTTTGATATTAAGGAGCTTGGTAAACAGCTAAAAAAGCTGGGGATGCTCGTGGTGCAGGATCAAGTTTGGAATAGAGTAACGGTCAATCGTTCAGAAAAACGATCCACCCGTTACTATATGGATGAGTTTCACCTTCTTTTAAAAGAAGAACAGACTGCCGCCTATTCAGTGGAAATCTGGAAACGCTTTAGAAAATGGGGCGGCATTCCCACTGGGATTACTCAAAATGTCAAAGACCTTCTTTCCTCTCGTGAAGTTGAGAACATCTTTGAAAACTCTGATTTTGTGTATATGCTCAATCAGGCATCAGGCGACCGTCAAATCTTAGCAAAGCAGCTCAATATCTCTCCTCACCAGCTTTCTTATGTGACCCATTCCGGTGAGGGCGAAGGGCTTCTCTTCTATGGAAATGTGATTCTACCCTTTGCCGATAAGTTCCCGAAGGATACTGAGCTTTATCGCATAATGACGACAAAGCCGAATGAAACAGAAAAAACTTAG
- the dinD gene encoding DNA damage-inducible protein D: protein MATLIAAEYKQFEDIKHADDNGVEFWYARELASVLDYTQWRNFTKVIDKAMLSCQNSGFECADHFVEVSKIVEAGATSKPINDFELSRYACYLIVQNGDPRKEPIALGQTYFAIQTRRQEIADRFNELDEDNKRLVIRGEVTSWNAMLVEAAHKAGITDQLEYAQFQNAGYMGLYGGLTAADIHRRKNLKKSDKILDHMGSEELGANLFRITQTEAKLRREQPQGLEPASGIHYQVGQTVREAIIKNNGTMPEDLPTPEKSIAEIGKEQLKKLKEKKEPPMLDE from the coding sequence ATGGCAACACTTATAGCAGCAGAATATAAGCAATTTGAAGATATAAAGCACGCTGATGATAACGGCGTTGAGTTTTGGTATGCCCGTGAACTTGCCAGTGTCCTTGATTACACCCAATGGCGAAATTTCACAAAGGTCATCGATAAAGCGATGTTGTCCTGTCAAAACAGCGGTTTTGAATGTGCAGACCATTTTGTCGAGGTCAGCAAAATCGTGGAGGCAGGCGCAACATCAAAACCGATAAATGATTTTGAGCTTTCACGCTATGCCTGTTATTTGATTGTTCAGAATGGCGATCCACGCAAAGAGCCTATCGCCCTTGGTCAAACCTACTTTGCTATCCAGACCCGCCGACAAGAAATAGCCGATAGATTCAATGAGCTTGATGAGGATAATAAGCGCCTTGTTATCCGTGGCGAGGTCACAAGTTGGAATGCAATGTTAGTAGAAGCAGCACACAAAGCTGGTATCACTGACCAATTAGAATACGCTCAGTTTCAAAATGCAGGCTACATGGGATTATATGGCGGACTAACCGCCGCAGATATTCACAGACGTAAAAATCTCAAAAAAAGCGATAAAATTCTTGACCATATGGGCAGTGAAGAACTTGGTGCAAATCTGTTCCGCATTACACAGACCGAGGCAAAGCTCCGACGTGAACAACCTCAAGGTCTGGAACCAGCAAGCGGCATCCATTACCAAGTCGGACAAACTGTCCGTGAAGCAATCATAAAAAACAATGGTACAATGCCAGAGGATCTACCAACTCCCGAAAAGAGCATTGCTGAAATTGGCAAGGAACAGCTTAAAAAACTGAAAGAGAAAAAAGAACCGCCTATGCTTGATGAATAG
- a CDS encoding CD1108 family mobile element protein produces MPLKKAEKAADKLEKAHAKVPKKKTLVTERTQDTSTAKRRVRLYFEEIDKPKPPSKLAHVIKSIPQKELNAQIHKEIRKSEQDNVGVEAAHKTEEGAEFVASSMQKAYRSHKLKPYLQLAKAEKSAVKAEINYLYHKNLKDNPQLSSNPLSRWQQKQRIKKEYLATRYGKGAKTTQQTATHTKKAAKTVAETADKLIHYVVSHRKMVLMLIAIATVIIVIMSTVSSCQLMLQGGLNSIIGTSYTSEDADIVATDNNYTALENALQQRIDNIENEYPDYDEYRYDLDTIGHNPHELAAYLTALLQTYTPNEAQSELQRVFDSQYKLILTPVVEVRYRTETRTDTWTDAEGNRHRDTYTVEVPYDYYILNVKLDNFTVTPIANRKLNSEQLEMYSIYLETRGNKPFIFGGGTNNSAPSTDISGVRFQNGTRLGNQNTVNIAKDQVGNVGGQPYWSWYGFNNRVEWCACFVSWCLNQAGYSEPKFASCNSQGVPWFRDHGQWANGNYKDLAPGDVIFFDWEGDGSADHVGIVIGTDGERVYTVEGNSGDSCRIRDYDLNSNVIMGYGLMN; encoded by the coding sequence ATGCCCCTAAAAAAAGCAGAGAAAGCTGCTGATAAACTAGAAAAAGCCCATGCAAAAGTACCAAAAAAGAAAACCCTTGTTACAGAACGCACCCAAGATACCAGCACAGCCAAACGCAGGGTGCGTTTATATTTTGAAGAAATTGATAAGCCAAAGCCTCCATCTAAGCTTGCCCATGTCATCAAGTCAATTCCTCAAAAAGAGCTCAATGCTCAAATCCATAAAGAAATCCGAAAAAGCGAGCAGGACAATGTAGGCGTAGAAGCAGCACATAAAACAGAGGAAGGTGCAGAATTTGTGGCAAGTAGTATGCAAAAAGCCTATCGCAGCCACAAGCTTAAGCCTTACCTACAGCTTGCAAAAGCAGAAAAAAGCGCAGTGAAAGCCGAGATTAACTACCTTTATCATAAGAATTTGAAAGATAATCCTCAGCTCTCCTCAAACCCGCTTTCAAGGTGGCAACAAAAACAAAGGATTAAAAAGGAATATCTCGCTACAAGGTACGGCAAAGGAGCAAAAACCACACAGCAAACAGCTACTCATACTAAAAAAGCGGCTAAGACTGTAGCAGAAACTGCTGATAAACTTATTCATTATGTTGTCAGTCACCGGAAAATGGTATTGATGCTGATTGCTATTGCTACTGTGATCATTGTTATAATGAGTACGGTTTCATCCTGTCAACTTATGCTTCAAGGCGGTTTAAACAGCATCATCGGTACTTCCTACACATCTGAGGATGCGGATATTGTCGCAACCGACAACAACTACACAGCCTTAGAGAATGCTCTTCAACAACGGATCGACAACATTGAAAACGAGTATCCTGATTATGATGAGTATCGCTATGATCTTGATACCATTGGGCATAATCCCCATGAGCTTGCAGCCTACTTAACCGCACTGCTCCAAACCTACACGCCCAACGAGGCACAAAGCGAATTACAGCGTGTCTTCGATTCCCAGTATAAGCTGATCTTAACACCTGTGGTTGAAGTCCGTTACCGTACAGAAACTAGGACGGACACTTGGACGGATGCGGAAGGTAATAGGCACAGAGACACTTATACTGTTGAAGTTCCTTATGATTACTACATCTTAAATGTAAAACTTGATAATTTCACTGTCACGCCTATTGCAAACAGAAAACTTAATAGCGAACAACTTGAAATGTATAGCATCTACCTCGAAACTCGAGGCAACAAGCCATTTATTTTTGGTGGTGGCACCAACAACTCTGCTCCTTCTACTGATATAAGCGGTGTAAGGTTTCAAAACGGCACACGGTTGGGCAATCAAAACACTGTGAATATCGCAAAGGATCAGGTCGGAAATGTAGGTGGCCAGCCCTATTGGTCATGGTATGGCTTTAACAACCGTGTAGAATGGTGCGCCTGCTTTGTATCATGGTGTTTAAATCAAGCCGGCTACAGTGAACCAAAGTTTGCCTCCTGCAACTCTCAAGGTGTCCCTTGGTTTCGTGACCATGGGCAGTGGGCAAATGGTAATTACAAGGACCTAGCTCCCGGCGATGTCATTTTCTTTGATTGGGAAGGTGATGGCAGCGCAGACCATGTTGGTATTGTCATCGGCACAGATGGCGAGCGCGTTTACACTGTAGAAGGCAACAGCGGTGATTCCTGCCGCATCAGGGATTATGATTTAAACAGCAATGTCATCATGGGCTATGGATTAATGAATTGA
- a CDS encoding DUF4315 family protein, producing MNKLTKLQMEIDKIKQKISEQQTRLRELEQQKTEIENTEIVELVRSMKMNTSELSTFLKAYREKTDAPILMPATQEDMDHEKN from the coding sequence ATGAACAAGCTTACCAAACTCCAAATGGAGATCGACAAGATTAAGCAAAAAATATCAGAACAGCAGACGAGGCTTCGTGAACTGGAACAGCAGAAAACAGAAATCGAGAATACTGAGATTGTAGAACTTGTCCGCAGTATGAAGATGAATACCAGCGAGCTTTCCACTTTCCTAAAGGCGTATCGAGAGAAAACCGATGCGCCTATTTTAATGCCCGCAACACAGGAGGATATGGACCATGAAAAAAATTAG
- a CDS encoding DUF4366 domain-containing protein: MKKIRAMLFTVLLTVMMSTIIFPVAAFAGGGENIDTTPKVPEESIPITSPLTPEGNLTLVDDIKVEESTEKQFVTLQSKNGNYFYLVIDRSGDKENVYFLNLVDEADLMALIEDNSKKTEPPKVCTCSEKCEIGNVNSTCPVCTNDLNQCVGKSSAPVDKAPEKKSNTGSLLVILLLVGGLGGAFYFLKMLKNKQKTKGDIDPLDYDYDEDEDEDDNNAIEEEYENDDDAESEDDVK; encoded by the coding sequence ATGAAAAAAATTAGAGCAATGCTTTTTACCGTGCTTCTTACAGTAATGATGAGCACTATTATATTTCCAGTCGCTGCTTTTGCAGGTGGTGGCGAGAATATCGATACAACACCCAAGGTACCTGAAGAGTCTATTCCTATCACTTCACCTTTAACACCTGAAGGAAACCTGACTCTCGTGGACGATATCAAGGTGGAAGAATCCACTGAAAAGCAGTTTGTGACACTCCAATCCAAAAACGGCAACTACTTTTACTTAGTCATTGACCGTTCAGGAGATAAAGAAAACGTCTATTTTCTAAACCTTGTAGACGAAGCTGACTTAATGGCACTTATCGAAGACAATAGCAAAAAGACCGAGCCACCCAAGGTGTGTACTTGTAGCGAAAAATGCGAAATCGGGAATGTTAACAGCACTTGCCCCGTTTGCACGAACGATCTAAACCAATGTGTCGGCAAATCATCAGCGCCTGTCGATAAAGCACCTGAGAAAAAGAGCAACACTGGCAGCCTACTTGTTATTCTGCTCCTTGTAGGCGGCTTGGGTGGCGCATTTTACTTTTTAAAAATGCTTAAAAACAAACAAAAGACCAAAGGTGATATTGACCCTCTTGATTATGATTACGATGAAGATGAGGATGAAGACGATAACAATGCCATCGAGGAAGAATACGAAAATGATGATGACGCAGAAAGCGAGGATGATGTTAAGTGA
- the istB gene encoding IS21-like element helper ATPase IstB, which produces MSNAPRKAFKEAILEYSKELRLPMIRKHLDEQVRESTQQDASYEAFLAQLLEKECDARREASRHNRIRLAEFTHKKYLEDLVIADLPDDAQKKLKQLKTLEFIQEGRNIILAGNPGTGKTHVSIGLGLKACLEGYKVWFTTVPLLINRIKECRAEQTLRAFQNRFEKYDLVIADEMGYISFDKEGSELLFTHLSLRAGRKSTIITTNLSFERWGEIFQDPVMTAAMIDRLTHQSYIVNMNGNSYRMKETKEWLQQQQLA; this is translated from the coding sequence ATGAGTAACGCGCCGCGCAAGGCGTTTAAGGAAGCGATATTGGAATATAGCAAAGAACTGAGACTCCCTATGATTCGTAAGCATTTGGATGAGCAAGTTCGGGAGTCAACGCAGCAGGATGCCAGTTATGAAGCATTTCTGGCGCAGTTACTGGAGAAGGAATGTGATGCTCGTCGGGAAGCCTCGCGGCATAATCGCATTCGTCTGGCTGAATTTACACATAAAAAGTACCTTGAAGATTTGGTCATCGCGGATTTGCCAGATGATGCCCAAAAGAAGTTAAAGCAGCTGAAAACATTAGAGTTTATTCAGGAGGGGCGCAACATTATTCTGGCGGGGAACCCGGGAACAGGCAAGACGCATGTGAGTATTGGGCTAGGCTTAAAGGCCTGCCTGGAGGGATATAAAGTATGGTTTACAACTGTTCCCCTCCTCATTAACCGGATTAAAGAATGCCGAGCAGAGCAAACTCTTCGAGCCTTCCAGAACCGCTTTGAAAAATATGATTTGGTTATTGCCGATGAAATGGGTTATATATCTTTTGATAAGGAAGGATCTGAATTATTGTTTACCCATTTGTCGCTGAGGGCTGGTCGCAAATCGACAATCATCACAACCAACTTATCCTTCGAACGATGGGGTGAAATTTTTCAGGATCCCGTGATGACGGCGGCCATGATTGACCGGTTGACGCATCAGTCATACATCGTCAACATGAATGGAAACTCGTACCGCATGAAAGAAACGAAGGAGTGGTTACAACAACAGCAACTGGCATGA
- the istA gene encoding IS21 family transposase, whose product MITMNIKQQILMMHIHEGKSRREIAKITGINRDTVGKYIGQYEEGRQQLLSSGSADIQALVDTLTSAPKYTVGIRPKRKMTDEVVNRIQFYLDENETKRNQGRHKQQKKAIDIFEALEAEGTQLSYSTVLRTIRSLERKPKEAFIKALYELGDICEFDWGEVKLKINGKFQVFQMAVFTTAYGNYRFAYLFTKQTTECFQEAHALFFQHIGQVYRTMVYDNMKVAVKRFIGTEKEPTQGLLQLSLYYGFQYRFCNIRKGNEKGHVERSVEVVRRKAFAFRDEFESLEEANQYLQDVCTKRNRKSHDEYNGQTAEERLEEERPALLPTLPPFDAARVIYGRVNKYSTIIVDQNRYSVPDHLVGESIMIKAYATRVRCFHQESLVAEHVRLTGNHEWRLDLNHYLDTLRKKPGAFAGSAAWQQAPKRIKEIYETYYTKQDKEFIQLLQYIRDDVPFAEVEQAIRELEKIHPAQVTTDKIKVLCARNRDAMPVVQPNLSKTGKEIVERSAQQLRMYDDMFDTHTPKAKEDVA is encoded by the coding sequence ATGATCACAATGAACATCAAGCAACAAATTTTAATGATGCATATTCATGAAGGGAAATCGCGCCGGGAAATTGCGAAAATAACAGGGATCAATCGGGACACCGTAGGAAAGTACATTGGACAATATGAGGAAGGGAGACAGCAATTATTGTCGAGCGGGTCGGCAGATATCCAGGCACTAGTCGACACCCTCACTTCTGCCCCCAAGTATACTGTGGGCATTCGACCCAAAAGAAAAATGACTGACGAGGTTGTGAACAGGATCCAGTTCTATCTTGACGAGAATGAAACTAAGCGAAATCAGGGGCGGCACAAGCAGCAAAAAAAAGCCATTGATATCTTTGAAGCACTGGAAGCCGAGGGTACTCAACTAAGTTACAGTACCGTTCTTCGAACCATTAGAAGCTTGGAACGGAAACCAAAGGAAGCGTTTATTAAGGCTCTGTATGAACTTGGAGACATTTGCGAATTTGATTGGGGTGAGGTTAAACTAAAAATTAATGGAAAATTTCAAGTTTTTCAGATGGCCGTATTCACAACGGCTTACGGGAACTATCGCTTTGCTTATCTGTTCACCAAACAAACAACAGAGTGTTTTCAGGAAGCACACGCCCTGTTTTTCCAGCATATCGGCCAAGTGTATCGTACCATGGTGTACGATAACATGAAAGTCGCGGTGAAAAGGTTTATTGGAACGGAGAAGGAGCCGACGCAAGGATTGCTTCAATTGTCGCTCTACTATGGTTTTCAGTATCGGTTTTGCAATATTCGCAAGGGCAACGAAAAAGGTCATGTGGAGCGAAGCGTCGAGGTCGTTCGCCGAAAAGCCTTCGCTTTTCGGGACGAATTTGAATCCCTGGAGGAGGCAAATCAATATTTGCAGGATGTGTGCACTAAGCGTAATCGTAAGTCCCATGATGAGTACAACGGCCAGACGGCGGAGGAACGATTGGAAGAAGAGCGCCCCGCATTGCTGCCCACCCTTCCACCATTTGATGCAGCTCGCGTGATTTATGGACGGGTGAACAAATATTCCACCATCATCGTTGATCAGAATCGTTACTCAGTACCGGATCATTTGGTAGGTGAATCGATCATGATTAAAGCATATGCGACCCGGGTGCGATGCTTCCATCAGGAATCCTTGGTAGCGGAGCATGTGCGATTAACCGGCAACCACGAGTGGCGGCTTGATCTGAATCATTATTTGGATACGCTAAGGAAAAAACCTGGTGCATTTGCCGGTAGTGCGGCATGGCAGCAGGCTCCTAAAAGGATAAAAGAAATATACGAAACATATTATACCAAACAAGACAAGGAATTTATACAGCTATTGCAATATATTCGAGACGATGTCCCATTTGCGGAAGTCGAGCAAGCTATTCGGGAGCTGGAGAAAATTCATCCGGCTCAAGTGACTACGGATAAAATTAAAGTGCTTTGTGCTAGGAATCGTGACGCGATGCCTGTTGTTCAACCAAATCTCTCGAAAACGGGAAAAGAGATTGTAGAGCGGTCAGCACAGCAGCTTCGCATGTACGATGACATGTTTGATACCCATACACCAAAAGCAAAGGAGGACGTTGCATGA
- a CDS encoding DNA topoisomerase, with product MNVGRVMSPTLAMIVEREAAISAFKPEPFYAVQLDCGTFSLSSEKITNQQAAETLLKDCDGQTIAISSVESKEKCEKPPKLYDLTTLQREANRKLGFTAEQTLSYAQSLYEKKLITYPRTDSRYLTLDMSESIPAVAKAAAGIFMPQSFEFSICIEQVTDNSKVSDHHAIIPTICIQDCDFASLPFGERELLLLISLRLACAVNERCKYEETTVTAIVSGVEFTAKGKTILSEGFHDIEKHYHAMQNDKQSLEKEKVLPTITADESFVVRATIKDGKTSPPKHFTDDTILAAMENANNALEDSERKGIGTPATRAGILEKLIKTELLERKGDKKAKHFLPTQKGVSLITVLPEAIQSPQLTAEWEEKLKRIEHGLLSPNSFLEDISQMTKILIKTYTPIKGSDVLFPSTQEAIGKCPRCRNDVTENKKGFCCLNKTCGFALWKDNKFFTAKKKKLTKAIAIELLKNGKAKLTGCYSEKTGKTYDAVVLLDDSGGKYVNFILEFASDKA from the coding sequence TTGAACGTGGGCAGAGTCATGTCTCCCACACTTGCCATGATTGTGGAGCGTGAGGCAGCAATCTCAGCATTTAAGCCTGAACCATTCTATGCCGTTCAGCTTGACTGCGGTACTTTTTCACTATCAAGCGAAAAGATTACGAATCAGCAGGCAGCAGAAACCTTACTCAAAGACTGTGATGGTCAAACTATTGCCATTTCTAGTGTGGAAAGCAAAGAAAAATGTGAAAAGCCACCCAAACTCTATGACCTCACCACTTTGCAACGAGAAGCAAACAGAAAGCTTGGCTTTACCGCTGAACAAACACTTTCTTACGCCCAAAGCCTATATGAGAAAAAGCTTATAACCTATCCTCGTACCGACAGCCGTTATTTAACTTTAGATATGTCCGAAAGTATCCCTGCCGTGGCAAAAGCTGCAGCAGGGATTTTTATGCCCCAAAGCTTTGAGTTTTCTATATGTATTGAGCAAGTGACGGATAACAGCAAGGTATCAGACCACCATGCTATTATTCCAACCATTTGCATACAAGACTGTGATTTTGCCTCGCTGCCCTTTGGTGAGCGTGAACTCTTACTGCTCATTTCCCTGCGTTTAGCGTGCGCCGTGAACGAGAGATGCAAATATGAAGAAACCACTGTCACAGCAATTGTCAGCGGTGTTGAGTTTACCGCAAAGGGCAAAACAATCCTTTCAGAAGGTTTTCATGACATTGAAAAGCACTATCATGCCATGCAAAACGATAAGCAATCATTAGAAAAGGAAAAAGTGCTTCCAACCATTACGGCGGATGAATCCTTTGTAGTAAGAGCAACTATTAAAGATGGTAAGACCAGTCCACCTAAGCACTTTACTGACGATACCATTCTTGCAGCAATGGAAAATGCAAATAATGCACTGGAGGATAGCGAGCGAAAGGGTATCGGCACACCTGCTACCCGTGCAGGCATTTTGGAAAAGCTGATAAAAACCGAGCTTTTAGAGCGAAAAGGTGATAAAAAAGCGAAACACTTCCTACCTACCCAAAAGGGCGTTTCTCTGATTACCGTATTGCCAGAAGCAATCCAGTCTCCGCAGCTTACTGCCGAATGGGAGGAAAAATTAAAACGAATCGAACACGGTCTTCTGTCTCCCAACAGCTTTTTGGAGGATATTTCTCAAATGACTAAAATCCTCATCAAGACCTATACGCCAATAAAGGGATCTGATGTCCTGTTCCCCTCCACTCAGGAAGCAATCGGAAAATGTCCTCGCTGCAGAAATGACGTGACAGAGAATAAGAAAGGCTTTTGCTGCCTAAACAAGACCTGTGGCTTTGCTCTTTGGAAAGACAACAAGTTTTTTACCGCAAAAAAAAAGAAACTCACCAAAGCTATTGCCATTGAGCTTTTGAAAAACGGCAAAGCGAAACTCACAGGCTGTTATTCCGAAAAGACCGGCAAGACCTACGATGCAGTTGTTTTGCTCGATGATTCAGGCGGCAAGTATGTGAACTTCATTCTGGAGTTTGCATCTGACAAGGCATAA